The genomic DNA GAACGCTTCCGGGCTCACGCCGGACGGCAGGCTGCCGCTGACGCAGACCATGTCGAACTGACCAAGCCAGGTCAGAGAGTCGTTTACGAAGCGCTCCCAGTCTGACGGAGTCACCTCGAAGCCTGAGAAGTTCAGATCGGTCACTTCGCCGTCTTTCTCCGTCAGCTTGACGTTGATACGGGTACGGCCCTGAACAACCTGAAAACGGTTAGCAATCCCCAGCTCGCTGAACAGCTGCTGGAAACCATCCTGGTTATCTTTACCGAGGAATCCGCCCACGGTGACATCGATACCGAGATCCTTGAGCACTTTCGCGACGTTAATCCCTTTACCTGCAGCATGCAGGCCAGTGGTACGCACGAGGTTTACTTCGCCGCGCTCAATCTCCGGGCAAAACCCCACCAGGTCGTATGCCGGGTTCAGCGTAATAGTCGCAACACGTCTGCTCATTATGCGCCCTCCCCCAGACCTGCCGCGATGGCGTCGCCAATCGCTTTCAGCGCCTGTTCAGCATCAGCACCCTGTGCGGTAAAGCGCAGACGGTGACCTTTCTTCACGCCCAGCGCGACAACTTTCATCAGGCTACGGCCGTTGGCCGGTTTGCCCGTGCCATCAAGGTTAGTCACGGTAATCTCACTTTCGAATTGTTTAATGGTATTCACCAGCATGGTGCCAGGACGGGCATGCAGGCCGTGCTCGTTACGCACTACAAACTCAGCGGTCAGCACGTCATCAGTCAGCACATCATCGCTGGTCAGCAGCGCCAGCAGCGTGCTTGCGTCAGCGTTCAGCAGTTTTTCAGCCTTGTCATTCAGCAGCAGATCGCCAAGACGTTTTAACGCGGAAACCGGCTGTTCATCGGTCATCGCGACGGTGACCAGCATCACAGCGTGCGCGCCCTCAACGTCAAACGCGTTGGCCGCGCGGCTCACCGCGATAGCGCTACGCAGGTTGCCTTCAGCACTGTCGTTCAGCCAGATACCTTGTCCCAGGTTCAGCGGCTTCTCATTGATAACGCGCGTGATAAAGGACGCGTCTACCGCACCGGCTTCTTTCAGACGGCCTGCGTTCAGCGCCTGCAGCGTGACCAGATCGCTCGCCACGACATCCAGGGTCAATGTTTCATTATCCAGTTTCAGCGCTTCACTCTGTTTTTCGCCCATCAGCAACGCGCGCAGCTCTTCCGCCGTCGTCGCGGACTTCAGCTGTTCAGCCACCGAATCATCGCTCAGCACATGCGTCAGCTGACGCAGCAGGCCCAGGTGCTCGTCGCTGCTGGCAGCGATACCGATTGCCACGTAAGCAACCTGACCGTCGCCCCACACCACACCCTGAGGGAACTGATAAACCTGAACGCCGGTTTTCAGCACCTGATCGCGGGTGTCCGTTGTACCGTGCGGAATGGCGATGCCATTGCCGAGGAAAGTGGAGGTCTGCTGCTCGCGCGCCAGCATGCCGTTAACGTAGCCGTCCGCGACATTACCCGCCTGCACAAGGGCAGCGGCAACCTGGCGAATGGCCTCTTCTTTGTTCCCGGCCTGAGCGCCCGGGTGGATATCCTGAACAGATAACTGGAACATGGTTCTCCTCTCCTGCTGAACTTGAATCGTTTCAGCTTAAATGAGAAAAAATGCGCTAGCCTGCTCCGTTTGTTAAAACAAGATAGCGCTGAAACGTTTCAAAAAGTCTTGCGCTTTCTGCTTAACCTTGCAAGAAAAGTTACAAATGGCGATGCAGAATTTAGAGATACAGCACATTTCTTCTTCGCTCAGCTGAATCTTGCTGACGTTCAGCAAGTCAGTTTCAGCTAAGTTCAGCCCGAGCCTGTTAATTGAAATGGCATTTTGATTTTTCGTGGCGAAATTGACCGCAGTACCTGTTTATTTTCTGACAAGCGT from Enterobacter ludwigii includes the following:
- the fruB gene encoding fused PTS fructose transporter subunit IIA/HPr protein codes for the protein MFQLSVQDIHPGAQAGNKEEAIRQVAAALVQAGNVADGYVNGMLAREQQTSTFLGNGIAIPHGTTDTRDQVLKTGVQVYQFPQGVVWGDGQVAYVAIGIAASSDEHLGLLRQLTHVLSDDSVAEQLKSATTAEELRALLMGEKQSEALKLDNETLTLDVVASDLVTLQALNAGRLKEAGAVDASFITRVINEKPLNLGQGIWLNDSAEGNLRSAIAVSRAANAFDVEGAHAVMLVTVAMTDEQPVSALKRLGDLLLNDKAEKLLNADASTLLALLTSDDVLTDDVLTAEFVVRNEHGLHARPGTMLVNTIKQFESEITVTNLDGTGKPANGRSLMKVVALGVKKGHRLRFTAQGADAEQALKAIGDAIAAGLGEGA